A stretch of Lysinibacillus agricola DNA encodes these proteins:
- a CDS encoding TldD/PmbA family protein has translation MIKQSVIENVLEAALSTGGDFSEVFIEDKFANELTLQSGKIEQSISGRDFGIGIRIFSGLQSIYTYTNDFSEEGLLAAAKRAALAIKGGTTGTIQPLKKEIITPIHNIIILPNSVEHARKATIMRQANDIARNYDERISQVKVRYLDEEQHVLIANSEGKFVEDTRIHSRLALQATASEGKEMQTGFYGPGAHAGFEFIENLNLEHYAGEAARIAVTMLHADECPSGKFPVIIDNEFGGVIFHEACGHGLEATAVAKNNSVFANRIGEKVAPDIVTYIDDGTLPNEWGSLNIDDEGEKTRKNILIENGILKGYMIDKFNARRMNAEPTGSSRRQSYRFNPTSRMTNTYIAPGTSTPEEIIAATEYGIYAKYMGGGQVNPSTGDYNFAVMEAYIVKDGKIDRPVRGATLIGNGAKTLQLVDRVSNNLAHGAGMCGSISGSLPVNVGQPMIRVSEMTVGGTKGE, from the coding sequence ATGATTAAACAATCAGTAATTGAAAATGTACTTGAAGCGGCACTGTCTACAGGTGGCGATTTTTCCGAAGTTTTCATCGAGGATAAGTTTGCCAATGAATTAACATTACAAAGTGGAAAAATTGAACAAAGTATATCAGGGCGTGACTTCGGCATTGGTATACGCATTTTTTCCGGTCTTCAGAGCATTTACACATACACAAACGATTTCTCAGAGGAAGGCTTACTAGCAGCAGCAAAACGAGCAGCACTTGCCATTAAAGGCGGTACTACTGGAACGATTCAACCACTAAAAAAAGAAATTATTACGCCAATTCATAACATTATCATTCTACCAAACAGTGTGGAGCATGCTAGAAAAGCAACGATCATGCGGCAGGCTAATGACATTGCTAGAAATTATGATGAACGCATCAGTCAAGTTAAAGTTCGGTATCTTGACGAAGAGCAGCATGTTTTAATCGCCAACTCAGAAGGAAAATTTGTAGAAGATACACGTATTCATAGTCGACTTGCTCTCCAAGCAACAGCCTCCGAGGGCAAAGAAATGCAAACGGGCTTCTATGGTCCTGGTGCACATGCAGGCTTTGAGTTTATCGAAAATCTAAATCTAGAGCACTATGCTGGTGAAGCTGCACGTATTGCGGTTACTATGCTTCATGCCGACGAATGTCCTAGCGGTAAATTCCCAGTCATCATTGATAATGAATTTGGTGGCGTTATTTTTCACGAGGCTTGTGGTCATGGACTTGAAGCTACAGCCGTCGCTAAAAACAATTCCGTTTTTGCAAACCGTATTGGCGAAAAAGTTGCCCCCGATATTGTTACATATATTGATGATGGCACACTTCCAAACGAATGGGGTTCTCTTAACATTGATGATGAAGGGGAAAAAACACGAAAAAACATCTTAATTGAAAATGGTATTTTAAAAGGTTACATGATCGATAAATTTAATGCACGCCGTATGAATGCTGAACCGACTGGCTCTTCACGTCGCCAATCCTACCGTTTCAATCCAACATCCCGAATGACGAACACATATATCGCTCCAGGCACATCTACACCGGAAGAAATTATTGCAGCTACCGAATATGGAATTTATGCAAAATATATGGGTGGTGGGCAAGTAAATCCCTCTACTGGTGACTATAACTTCGCGGTTATGGAGGCTTATATCGTGAAGGATGGAAAAATCGATCGTCCCGTACGTGGTGCAACGCTTATAGGCAACGGGGCAAAAACATTGCAGCTAGTTGATCGTGTTAGTAATAATCTTGCGCACGGTGCTGGCATGTGCGGATCAATTAGTGGTAGTCTTCCTGTCAATGTTGGTCAGCCAATGATTCGTGTTAGTGAAATGACAGTTGGAGGAACAAAGGGGGAATAA
- a CDS encoding arginine deiminase family protein: MYSFQSNCWSEHEELEVVMLCAPSKLDVPDLTIAENVGWSAAVNHVKAMENFLEFKTTLENAGVKVIDYSKELPNDMTTVSEQLINRYFVRDLACVIGNSMFLGEAGSSLRRPEYPHAHSLLEKWFPEKFLKVKQPYTALECGDVLILNKDAVLINIGMRTTLEAVESIKERIFQEGFSEIAIIDLPRRSDTLHLDMNCNVANDNLLIAKNFMRYFPVHVFTAQTSRFEMTEQFLNHHGFDVYWLETYNTIPDINFINLNPETLLISKQATKQQWTKHPTLRKKNLIEIDVTELEKGGGGIRCMTLPLLRK, translated from the coding sequence ATGTATTCATTTCAATCGAATTGTTGGTCAGAGCATGAGGAACTTGAGGTTGTTATGCTTTGTGCACCTTCAAAACTAGATGTACCAGATTTAACAATAGCTGAAAATGTAGGATGGAGTGCTGCTGTCAATCATGTAAAAGCAATGGAGAATTTCCTGGAATTTAAGACAACGCTAGAAAATGCGGGTGTCAAGGTGATTGATTATTCGAAAGAGCTACCAAATGATATGACAACAGTAAGTGAGCAGCTTATTAATAGGTACTTTGTCCGCGATCTTGCCTGTGTTATAGGAAATAGTATGTTCCTTGGAGAGGCAGGTAGCTCGCTAAGGCGTCCAGAGTACCCACATGCTCACTCATTATTAGAAAAGTGGTTTCCAGAGAAATTTTTAAAAGTTAAACAACCTTATACTGCTTTAGAATGTGGCGATGTGCTCATTTTAAATAAGGATGCCGTGCTTATTAATATTGGAATGAGAACAACATTAGAGGCTGTGGAAAGTATCAAGGAGCGTATCTTCCAAGAAGGATTTTCGGAAATTGCGATCATTGATTTGCCAAGACGCTCCGATACACTTCATTTAGATATGAATTGTAATGTTGCGAACGATAATCTGCTAATAGCTAAAAACTTTATGCGTTATTTTCCTGTACACGTGTTTACAGCTCAAACAAGTCGTTTTGAAATGACCGAACAATTTTTAAATCACCATGGCTTTGACGTTTACTGGCTTGAAACATATAATACAATCCCAGATATCAATTTTATCAATCTTAATCCGGAAACATTGCTGATTAGTAAGCAAGCAACGAAGCAGCAATGGACGAAGCATCCAACATTGCGTAAAAAGAATTTGATAGAAATTGACGTAACAGAGCTAGAAAAAGGGGGTGGCGGCATTCGTTGCATGACATTGCCACTGCTACGAAAGTAA
- a CDS encoding QueT transporter family protein, translated as MNTSIVKDSSRTSVIELTKTALVAALYVAVTVLLSVISFGAVQLRLSEMFNYLALYNKRYVVAVTLGVVLANFMSPTWILDVPIGGIATFLVLILCRRVTKNITNDIVKMVITALIFAISMFTVAGQLTILYDLPFWATWFTVGVGELLSMTVGGMTIYLLNKKIDLTK; from the coding sequence TTGAATACATCTATTGTAAAAGATTCAAGCCGTACTTCTGTAATCGAACTTACAAAGACGGCACTTGTTGCAGCTTTATATGTGGCTGTAACCGTTTTATTGTCAGTCATTAGTTTTGGGGCAGTTCAACTTCGTTTGTCGGAGATGTTCAACTACCTGGCCCTATACAACAAGCGCTATGTAGTAGCCGTGACTCTAGGAGTAGTACTCGCAAATTTCATGTCACCAACGTGGATATTAGATGTACCCATTGGTGGAATTGCGACATTTCTCGTTTTAATTCTTTGTCGAAGAGTAACGAAAAATATAACAAATGATATTGTAAAAATGGTTATAACTGCATTGATTTTTGCTATATCAATGTTCACCGTTGCAGGACAATTAACAATCCTCTATGATCTTCCGTTTTGGGCAACTTGGTTTACGGTAGGGGTTGGAGAATTACTGTCCATGACTGTTGGTGGTATGACTATTTATTTATTAAATAAAAAAATTGATTTGACGAAATGA
- a CDS encoding transcriptional regulator SplA domain-containing protein, with translation MQQQQYSAGDIVFIFYQHPFIDDVVNIQEAAVVNIPDNSTEMALFLFEKYYPLTNDMLIFTSEVDAEQAYHQYFH, from the coding sequence ATGCAGCAACAGCAATATAGTGCAGGGGATATAGTTTTCATTTTTTATCAACATCCATTTATTGATGATGTAGTAAACATACAGGAAGCTGCAGTAGTGAACATTCCGGATAATTCAACGGAGATGGCGCTATTCCTCTTTGAGAAGTACTATCCGCTAACAAATGATATGTTAATATTTACGAGCGAAGTGGATGCTGAGCAAGCTTATCACCAATATTTTCATTGA
- a CDS encoding TldD/PmbA family protein → MNIAEYQEKLLDKAIEAGFKEAEVYFERKNSFKCMLYEGQIDSYETSEDGGLSLRGLHNGKMGYAYTEKLDDVSMSFLIDSVKANADVLDENEGIDIFEGSNEYTPYEFYNEELETIGIPEKIELLRLIEQKVRAYDSRIVTLDYCFLQEYSTERSLANSKNLSLSHKENGLVIFLSTVVKEGEELKTGGYLKMTRDFHALNADEIARAAAEEALANLGEKSIPSGKYPIILRSDATASLLSTFMPILSAENAQKDQSLLKGKVGQKVASDTLTLLNAPFHPDALSGASFDGEGVATKEQAIISNGTLQTLLHNRKTAKKEGCETSGHAHKDSYKGTLSIAPQNLYISPGKRSQEELIASVSEGVLISELSGLHSGTNTVSGDFSVAAKGFHIQDGKIVSPVKQMTIAGNFFEFLNDIEESGSELYFLPAGYGSPSLLVKELSVTVE, encoded by the coding sequence ATGAACATTGCTGAATATCAAGAAAAATTACTAGATAAGGCGATAGAAGCCGGTTTTAAAGAGGCTGAAGTATATTTTGAACGAAAAAACTCTTTTAAGTGCATGCTTTATGAAGGACAGATTGATAGCTATGAAACCTCTGAGGATGGGGGTCTAAGTCTACGTGGGCTGCATAACGGAAAAATGGGTTACGCCTATACAGAAAAACTAGACGATGTTTCGATGTCCTTTTTAATCGACAGTGTAAAGGCAAATGCAGATGTACTCGATGAAAATGAAGGAATAGATATTTTTGAAGGCAGTAATGAATACACGCCATATGAATTTTACAATGAAGAATTAGAGACTATTGGAATTCCTGAAAAAATAGAGCTACTTCGTTTAATTGAACAAAAAGTTCGTGCGTACGATTCGCGCATTGTAACGCTTGATTATTGTTTCCTTCAAGAATATAGTACTGAACGTTCATTAGCGAATAGTAAAAACCTTTCCTTATCACATAAGGAGAATGGTTTAGTCATCTTCCTTTCCACAGTTGTCAAAGAAGGTGAGGAACTGAAAACGGGTGGTTATTTGAAAATGACACGTGATTTTCATGCTCTCAATGCTGATGAAATTGCAAGAGCAGCAGCTGAGGAAGCACTTGCGAATTTAGGTGAAAAGTCGATTCCATCTGGAAAATATCCAATCATCCTACGCTCTGATGCGACAGCCTCTTTACTAAGTACCTTTATGCCAATTCTGTCAGCTGAAAATGCACAAAAGGACCAATCTTTATTAAAAGGGAAAGTCGGACAAAAAGTGGCCTCAGATACTTTAACATTACTGAATGCCCCATTCCATCCTGATGCTTTGTCTGGAGCAAGCTTTGACGGTGAAGGTGTTGCAACAAAGGAGCAGGCGATAATTTCAAATGGAACACTGCAAACACTATTGCATAATAGAAAAACGGCAAAGAAAGAAGGCTGCGAAACGAGTGGGCATGCCCATAAAGACTCTTATAAAGGTACTCTATCAATAGCACCTCAAAATTTATATATTTCACCAGGTAAGCGATCACAGGAAGAGTTAATTGCATCAGTCTCTGAAGGAGTACTTATTTCTGAATTATCTGGCCTTCACTCTGGTACAAATACGGTTTCTGGTGATTTTTCAGTTGCAGCAAAAGGATTCCATATTCAAGATGGCAAAATTGTCTCCCCTGTCAAGCAAATGACAATAGCCGGAAACTTCTTTGAGTTCTTAAACGATATCGAAGAATCTGGCTCAGAGCTTTACTTCCTACCGGCTGGGTATGGCTCCCCATCCCTACTTGTAAAGGAGCTATCAGTGACAGTGGAATAA
- a CDS encoding copper amine oxidase N-terminal domain-containing protein: protein MKKIWTLLLAAILIVPLLLQPATAQAAKAITIYVDGVQLKTDQPPVMVQGRVMLPLRAIFEALDANVDWDRKNQTVTGIKGDTTVVLKIKSKVATINAERVTLDVPAQIINGRTMVPVRFVSEALGQDVDWNSYNQIVSIKSDTPINISISPANYVSVRDIGNQGDGRDLEVTYSKSSTESLVDHYRVLVVKASKSFNQASALKVSASNYTKVSPAGSDRSIILTQSSRDVDGDYIRNDQPYVAYVLTVGKGSYSSVLSNSSPKITLTNTSSVAEVTNVKISDISDFDDGRDISISFTRPQNDNNISNYRVFIVKTKDASNFSLTTANNLSSSYYTTVNKSGSNGGTLSGTLTSSSRDSSGDYIKNGVPYTAFVLSVSNTNSAVNKLSSASSSVTLSSNRANIPIITQVDDVNDYGDGRDLRVSFNKASDESNISSYRIFVVRASNYSNFTLTKTNSLSSSYYTQVNKTGYNITQVLSSGARDTDGYAIQNGVNYRVFVMAVAKNSGNNGLSSASNAITLYSSNVGAVSNLFASDVNDYGNGRDLYVSFTKAADESNISHYRIMVVPTAYYSSFSLSDANSVSSNNYTTVSKSGNNTYGQALSENARDVRGNYIKEGTSYRVYVLSVGYGNYSGSNALSAPTSTITLDKNYNVQAVTNLTVADVNDFGDGRDLQVTFTKPSDETNVNHYRIFVVPTAYYNSFSPSQANGSSYYTFESRGGNRTVTRTLESAKDVRGENIKEGTGYRVYVLTVANGNSSSANALSSASSAITLTKNKAVQAVSNVTASDVNDFGDGRDLQVSFNHASDASNISEYRIMVVPKNKPFNTSIASNIQFPNYTTISTSGSSTSQVLNVKATDIDGNSITNGTQYNVYVLSVGKGSSTGTFTLSSASNEVTLTNSAAVEAVTNVSLSTVGNTGTYEDIRINFDKVSNENNVTEYRVFLIPADKVGNFKLSDANKVNPQNYTSFKSNENTNGASIKMFDAFGIKINSDTTYQAIVMTVAKSGNGSLNMLSLPSTQFILQSKQDDTPAEEVKSAPSDTQS, encoded by the coding sequence ATGAAGAAAATATGGACTTTACTTCTTGCAGCGATACTTATTGTACCGTTATTGCTGCAGCCAGCGACCGCTCAAGCGGCAAAGGCCATCACGATTTATGTGGACGGAGTTCAATTAAAGACCGACCAGCCGCCAGTGATGGTTCAAGGGCGTGTTATGCTGCCGCTTAGAGCAATCTTTGAGGCATTGGATGCAAACGTGGATTGGGATCGAAAGAATCAAACCGTTACAGGAATTAAAGGAGATACAACGGTAGTTCTCAAGATTAAATCAAAGGTAGCTACAATTAATGCCGAGAGAGTTACGCTTGATGTACCTGCACAGATAATAAATGGCAGAACAATGGTACCAGTACGCTTTGTTAGTGAAGCGCTTGGTCAGGATGTTGACTGGAACTCGTATAATCAGATCGTATCTATTAAATCTGATACTCCGATCAATATCAGTATTTCTCCAGCGAACTATGTGTCGGTTAGAGATATTGGTAATCAAGGAGATGGGCGTGACCTGGAGGTTACCTACTCCAAATCGTCTACTGAATCACTTGTGGATCATTACCGGGTTCTCGTTGTGAAGGCTTCAAAAAGCTTTAATCAGGCGTCGGCCCTGAAGGTCTCCGCTTCAAATTATACGAAAGTATCACCTGCCGGCTCGGATCGTTCTATAATATTAACTCAAAGTTCACGGGATGTGGACGGAGACTATATTAGAAATGACCAGCCTTATGTAGCTTATGTACTTACAGTTGGGAAAGGTTCTTATTCCAGCGTATTATCGAATTCTTCTCCGAAGATTACTCTAACGAACACGTCTTCGGTTGCAGAGGTAACAAATGTGAAAATTAGCGATATTAGCGATTTCGATGATGGACGCGATATCTCGATTAGCTTCACTCGTCCGCAGAATGACAACAATATTTCGAATTACCGTGTGTTTATCGTAAAGACCAAGGATGCTAGCAATTTCAGCCTTACTACTGCGAATAATTTATCTAGTAGCTACTATACTACAGTCAATAAATCTGGAAGCAATGGTGGCACGTTGTCAGGAACTCTGACTTCTTCGTCGCGCGACTCTTCCGGTGATTATATTAAGAACGGCGTACCTTATACAGCGTTCGTTCTGTCTGTAAGCAACACAAATTCAGCTGTTAATAAGCTGTCTTCTGCTTCATCTTCAGTAACACTTAGTTCAAATAGAGCGAATATTCCGATTATTACTCAAGTTGATGATGTCAATGACTATGGGGATGGACGCGATCTGCGGGTTAGCTTCAACAAAGCGTCAGATGAGTCCAACATTAGCTCTTATCGAATCTTTGTTGTAAGAGCTAGCAACTATTCGAACTTCACATTGACGAAGACGAACAGTCTGTCCAGCTCTTATTACACGCAGGTGAACAAGACGGGTTACAATATTACTCAGGTTCTCTCTTCAGGCGCACGAGATACAGACGGTTATGCCATTCAGAATGGGGTCAACTATCGTGTATTTGTTATGGCCGTAGCTAAGAACTCAGGGAATAACGGGTTATCGTCTGCTTCCAATGCGATTACGCTATATAGTAGCAACGTGGGTGCCGTATCGAATCTCTTTGCCAGCGATGTGAATGATTATGGCAACGGTCGTGATCTCTATGTCTCTTTCACTAAAGCGGCGGATGAGTCTAATATTAGTCACTATCGCATCATGGTTGTACCAACAGCGTATTACAGTAGCTTCAGTCTGTCGGATGCAAATAGCGTATCCAGCAACAATTATACGACTGTGAGCAAGTCAGGAAATAACACTTACGGGCAGGCGCTCTCGGAGAATGCTCGGGATGTGCGCGGCAATTATATCAAGGAAGGTACTAGCTACCGAGTCTATGTTCTCTCAGTAGGCTATGGTAATTATTCCGGCAGCAATGCGCTGTCCGCGCCGACGTCTACGATTACGCTCGATAAGAACTACAATGTGCAAGCTGTAACCAATCTGACTGTTGCTGATGTTAACGATTTTGGAGATGGTCGTGATTTGCAGGTAACGTTCACGAAGCCTTCCGATGAAACAAATGTCAATCATTATCGGATTTTTGTCGTACCGACAGCATATTACAACAGCTTCAGCCCGTCACAAGCCAATGGCAGCTCTTATTACACGTTCGAGAGCAGGGGCGGGAATAGAACGGTAACTAGGACATTGGAAAGTGCCAAGGACGTACGCGGCGAAAACATTAAAGAAGGCACTGGCTATCGTGTCTATGTACTAACTGTAGCGAATGGAAATTCTTCAAGCGCCAATGCTCTTTCTTCTGCTTCGTCGGCGATTACGCTTACTAAAAACAAAGCCGTTCAAGCGGTCAGCAATGTTACTGCAAGCGATGTAAATGATTTTGGAGATGGCCGAGATTTACAGGTATCGTTCAATCATGCATCTGATGCATCGAACATAAGCGAATATCGAATTATGGTAGTACCTAAAAATAAACCATTCAATACTTCAATAGCAAGCAACATCCAATTTCCAAACTATACTACCATAAGTACTTCTGGCAGCAGTACTAGCCAGGTTCTTAACGTTAAGGCAACGGATATAGATGGGAATTCTATCACTAATGGTACGCAGTATAACGTTTACGTATTGTCAGTTGGAAAAGGCAGTTCAACCGGCACATTTACATTGTCTAGCGCTTCGAATGAAGTTACGTTAACCAATTCTGCCGCGGTAGAAGCAGTAACTAATGTAAGTCTTTCTACCGTTGGGAATACTGGCACCTATGAAGACATACGGATTAACTTTGATAAAGTAAGCAATGAAAACAACGTAACAGAATATCGAGTATTTTTGATTCCAGCAGATAAAGTAGGAAACTTCAAGTTGTCTGATGCGAATAAGGTCAATCCACAGAATTACACCTCATTCAAGTCGAACGAAAATACTAATGGTGCATCTATAAAGATGTTTGATGCATTTGGAATTAAAATCAATAGTGATACTACTTATCAAGCTATAGTAATGACCGTAGCCAAATCGGGAAATGGAAGTTTAAATATGTTATCTTTACCGTCTACTCAGTTCATACTTCAGTCTAAACAAGATGATACTCCGGCAGAAGAGGTAAAGTCTGCCCCATCTGACACTCAATCTTAA
- a CDS encoding 3-oxoacyl-ACP reductase produces the protein MKFEEYNSKTVFVTGAASGIGQAQAIAFLENGASVFGFDLDEQGLVNLHNQFPEQFAYTVGSVCNKNDVEHAFEAAISIFKQVDILLNTAGVLDGFAKTLNTDEALWDKIMNTNVKGTFFVTNTILPHMVKRKSGVIINMASIAGLVAGGGGAAYTASKHAIVGYTKQLDLDYCREGIRANAIAPGAIQTPMNKADFEGDGEMAKWVANETPAGRWAQPSEVASLTLYLASQSADYMHGTIIPIDGGWLTK, from the coding sequence ATGAAGTTTGAAGAATATAACAGTAAAACGGTATTTGTAACGGGGGCTGCTTCAGGTATTGGTCAAGCCCAAGCTATTGCATTTTTAGAAAATGGGGCGAGTGTATTCGGGTTTGATTTAGATGAGCAAGGGTTAGTAAATCTACATAACCAATTTCCTGAACAATTTGCCTATACAGTAGGTAGTGTATGTAATAAGAACGATGTAGAGCACGCATTTGAAGCTGCGATTTCTATATTTAAGCAAGTAGATATTTTATTAAATACCGCAGGCGTTTTAGATGGCTTCGCAAAAACGCTCAATACAGATGAGGCACTTTGGGATAAAATTATGAATACCAATGTAAAGGGTACATTTTTTGTGACAAATACGATATTACCCCATATGGTAAAAAGAAAATCAGGCGTAATTATTAATATGGCATCTATTGCAGGGCTTGTTGCAGGCGGTGGTGGTGCGGCGTATACAGCGTCTAAACATGCGATTGTTGGCTATACGAAGCAGTTAGACTTAGATTATTGTCGGGAAGGAATTCGTGCCAATGCTATTGCACCTGGAGCCATTCAAACACCGATGAACAAGGCAGACTTTGAAGGCGATGGAGAAATGGCCAAATGGGTCGCTAATGAAACACCTGCTGGACGCTGGGCACAACCAAGTGAAGTGGCGAGTTTAACACTTTATTTGGCTAGTCAATCAGCTGATTATATGCACGGTACAATTATCCCGATTGATGGCGGCTGGCTTACTAAATAG